In a single window of the Desulfovibrio mangrovi genome:
- a CDS encoding response regulator codes for MPAEQAEPRILIADDSLSARDFLKSQLTALRPRIYEAENGVDALEIACSKYLDLIITDVQMPGMDGLSLCRKLKDDPTTQGVPIIILSNLESDQDITKGFDVGAVCYLAKSECKSELLQRVERTLERAALLRGKGVLVVDDSNSIRSVVCRSLAQAGFRVVEAENGREALSRLSSFQPDLILSDIAMPVMDGQTFCKAVRAMELYQSIPFVAMSSSSDRRMLRQMSEKGADAYLVKPFNVEEVVLLAEKLLSDHGMMLLQERSRLTRERTMLLSAIASLIQALEARDAYTRGHSESVASISKSLAEHMGLPPDNVERIVLAARLHDIGKIGIADSVLLKEGKLSDEEYDNIRSHPLKGAQILKPIPSMQSILDAVMYHHERMDGSGYPLGLKGSSIPLDARIVAVADVYDALTSNRPYRRAMSYEEASVVIKEMRGGHLCPDCVDAFMTMMKDSDVGGSNGQKRQRNGKRQVQNAQ; via the coding sequence ATGCCTGCCGAGCAAGCCGAGCCTCGTATCCTGATTGCGGACGATAGTTTGTCGGCGCGGGATTTTTTGAAAAGCCAGCTGACTGCATTGCGTCCCCGGATATATGAAGCGGAGAATGGTGTTGACGCTTTGGAGATCGCCTGTTCCAAGTATCTTGACCTGATCATAACCGATGTCCAGATGCCCGGAATGGACGGACTATCTCTTTGCCGGAAGTTGAAGGATGACCCGACCACCCAGGGGGTTCCCATCATCATTCTCAGTAACCTGGAGTCTGATCAGGATATTACAAAGGGGTTTGATGTAGGGGCCGTTTGCTATCTGGCTAAGTCGGAATGCAAGAGCGAGTTGCTCCAGCGGGTTGAACGCACCCTTGAGAGGGCGGCGCTGCTTCGTGGCAAGGGGGTGCTTGTCGTGGATGACTCGAACAGCATTCGTTCCGTTGTGTGTAGAAGTCTGGCGCAGGCCGGTTTTCGTGTGGTCGAGGCGGAAAACGGACGGGAAGCGTTGTCCCGTCTCTCTTCGTTTCAGCCGGACCTTATTCTCTCGGACATAGCCATGCCGGTCATGGATGGACAGACTTTCTGCAAGGCCGTGCGGGCCATGGAACTGTACCAGAGCATCCCTTTTGTGGCCATGAGCAGCAGTTCGGACCGCAGAATGCTTCGCCAGATGTCGGAAAAAGGTGCAGATGCCTACCTCGTCAAGCCCTTCAATGTGGAAGAGGTGGTGCTGCTGGCTGAAAAACTCCTTTCGGACCACGGCATGATGCTGTTGCAGGAGCGGAGTCGGCTTACCCGGGAGCGGACCATGCTTCTCTCCGCCATTGCCAGTCTTATTCAGGCTCTTGAAGCGAGGGATGCCTATACCCGGGGCCATTCCGAATCAGTGGCTTCCATCTCTAAAAGTCTGGCAGAGCATATGGGGCTTCCTCCCGACAATGTGGAGAGAATCGTGCTGGCGGCACGGCTGCATGATATTGGCAAGATCGGCATAGCAGATTCGGTGCTCCTCAAGGAGGGCAAGCTCTCTGACGAGGAGTATGACAACATCAGGTCGCATCCCCTCAAGGGGGCGCAGATACTGAAGCCCATTCCTTCCATGCAGTCCATTCTGGACGCCGTCATGTACCATCATGAGCGTATGGACGGCAGCGGGTATCCGTTGGGGCTCAAAGGATCATCCATTCCCCTGGATGCACGCATTGTTGCAGTGGCAGATGTGTATGATGCCCTGACCAGCAACCGCCCGTACCGAAGGGCCATGAGTTACGAAGAGGCATCCGTTGTTATCAAGGAGATGCGGGGCGGGCATCTTTGTCCGGACTGTGTCGATGCCTTCATGACTATGATGAAGGATTCCGATGTGGGCGGCTCCAATGGCCAGAAGCGCCAGCGCAACGGCAAGCGTCAGGTCCAGAATGCGCAGTAG
- a CDS encoding ABC transporter substrate-binding protein → MSLLLFTALPARSSAPAPILIGACFAKTGTGAMENSPNFRITQLAAKAINAAGGVLGRPLKIIEFDTMSTPLGARQAALGAIDAEVVAVVGPSWSSQGIPMAKELQKAGIPMIGTTTTAAEVTQVGDFIFRTCYTDKQQAKALATFARQDLNATRAAVMTIAGDVYSEGFSAAFISKFTELGGTLTVQSRYLQDAMDFTPQVNAILANKPDIVFAAGFTRDSGLLLKQSRKSGIAVPFLGGDGWSPLERYPYLNPADGDNYYSSHWHRDMDTPSNRHFIALLKQELGEEAPATIDAGIPNTFDAVGLIAEAIRRAKSTEPAKIRDALETIENYEGVTGTISFRTSRDPLKSVIILQITNRGAEFVKAVTSP, encoded by the coding sequence ATGTCATTACTTCTGTTTACCGCCCTTCCTGCCCGGTCATCAGCACCCGCCCCAATCCTCATAGGCGCCTGCTTTGCAAAAACCGGAACCGGCGCCATGGAGAACTCGCCCAATTTCCGCATTACCCAGCTTGCAGCAAAGGCCATCAACGCCGCTGGCGGAGTATTGGGAAGACCTCTCAAAATAATCGAGTTCGATACCATGAGCACACCTCTCGGAGCCAGACAGGCCGCTCTTGGTGCCATTGATGCCGAGGTCGTGGCAGTTGTAGGCCCGTCGTGGAGTTCTCAGGGCATTCCCATGGCAAAAGAGCTCCAGAAGGCCGGAATCCCCATGATCGGAACGACTACAACCGCAGCCGAGGTAACGCAGGTGGGCGATTTCATCTTCCGGACCTGCTACACGGACAAGCAGCAGGCAAAAGCGCTTGCCACCTTTGCCCGTCAGGACCTGAACGCCACCCGGGCTGCGGTTATGACCATAGCCGGCGACGTATACAGCGAAGGGTTCAGTGCAGCCTTCATCAGCAAATTCACTGAACTGGGCGGCACCCTGACCGTGCAGTCCCGCTATCTGCAGGATGCCATGGACTTCACCCCGCAGGTTAACGCCATTCTTGCAAACAAGCCGGACATCGTTTTCGCGGCAGGCTTCACCAGAGACTCCGGCCTGCTGCTGAAGCAGTCACGCAAATCAGGAATTGCCGTGCCCTTTCTCGGCGGTGACGGCTGGTCGCCGCTGGAGCGTTACCCCTATCTCAATCCCGCAGACGGCGATAACTACTATTCATCCCACTGGCACAGGGACATGGATACGCCGAGCAACCGTCATTTCATCGCGTTGCTGAAACAGGAACTGGGAGAAGAAGCCCCTGCCACCATAGATGCAGGCATACCCAACACTTTTGACGCGGTGGGCCTGATCGCCGAAGCCATCCGCAGGGCGAAAAGCACTGAACCAGCAAAAATCAGGGACGCGCTGGAGACCATTGAAAACTATGAGGGAGTTACCGGAACCATTTCGTTCAGGACCTCCAGAGACCCTTTGAAATCCGTCATAATTCTCCAGATCACCAACAGAGGCGCAGAATTTGTCAAAGCAGTCACCTCCCCCTAG
- a CDS encoding PAS domain S-box protein, with translation MSKSITNHLHRDVLTTFMVIALLFIALGGFMQVQWKDDNIDTVCRHLDTIIAREQNALANELFERRTPALTLRIGEISMVQDVLEVTLYDAQGTPLVHATNGSTTMTPGHLEKLDVSLLDTSLPYTFTHNFNTLQFRRPITAIGETLGWITLSFDLSQLKRQAIGFFAFFFCLLLITLACMQLLLIRRLRHSVVTPLKQLDAAMREMDASTLSVSIPSLGASREIDVLAASFQDLIARLNNSYLELDRSKEALARSEERLSRVFSATSDAIWEWSFKTGETYFSPRYYEMLGYEDQELPMTYETFKDLCHPDDFPMTEQRMASSLQTHNAKSYHAEFRMRAKDGNWRWILSRGSVIERDEEGNAVMVCGTHTDITRRRYNEEKHRLLFEASPEAIFIIKDTLITDCNPKALEFFRCTRDMLLNRPPEDISPAHQPDGTPTPQKVLTILEQLQRNGPQTFEWLHRRFDGTLFYAEVSLAAMNLLNEIHAIAFIRDISERKQVQDIMIQNEKMISVGGLAAGMAHEINNPLGGILQGVQNIKRRFQPSLPANRKAAEATGCDLEAVQNYMRERRIDMLMAGIQESGQRAADIVASLLTFSRKSEGVYATCNMIELVERAIGLTESDYDLRRNYDFRNIAIVRNYPPEEFPKVECAATEVVQVLFNIIRNAAQAIARQPDRPEKGIITVSLCHDDIQCAIDITDNGPGMDAETARRVFDPFFTTKQPGEGTGLGLSVSFQIVTINHGGTLSVDSTPGQGTTFHVRLPLRHQLQRTLNDLMV, from the coding sequence GTGAGCAAGAGCATTACCAATCACCTGCATAGAGATGTGCTGACCACATTCATGGTCATCGCTTTGCTTTTCATCGCGCTTGGCGGTTTCATGCAGGTACAATGGAAAGACGACAACATTGATACCGTATGCCGTCATCTGGACACGATAATCGCCCGCGAGCAGAATGCCCTTGCCAATGAGCTGTTCGAGAGAAGGACACCGGCCTTAACCCTGCGCATAGGTGAAATCAGCATGGTGCAGGACGTGCTGGAGGTCACTCTGTATGATGCGCAGGGAACCCCCCTTGTCCACGCGACAAACGGCTCAACGACCATGACGCCGGGCCATCTCGAAAAACTTGATGTTTCCCTGCTCGACACCTCTCTGCCCTATACCTTCACCCACAACTTCAACACGCTGCAATTCCGCCGCCCCATAACAGCCATCGGCGAAACCCTTGGCTGGATCACACTATCCTTCGACCTCAGCCAGTTAAAGCGTCAGGCCATCGGCTTTTTCGCCTTTTTCTTCTGCCTGCTGCTCATCACGCTGGCCTGCATGCAGCTTCTGCTGATCAGAAGATTACGCCATTCCGTAGTCACTCCCCTGAAGCAACTTGATGCCGCCATGCGGGAAATGGATGCCTCAACACTCTCCGTCTCCATTCCCAGCTTGGGGGCAAGCCGCGAAATCGACGTGCTGGCAGCCTCGTTTCAGGATCTCATTGCACGCCTGAACAACTCATATCTGGAACTCGACCGGAGCAAGGAGGCCCTCGCCCGGAGTGAAGAACGACTTTCCAGAGTGTTTTCAGCCACCTCGGATGCCATATGGGAATGGTCCTTCAAAACGGGCGAGACCTATTTCAGTCCCCGCTACTATGAAATGCTGGGATATGAAGACCAGGAACTGCCCATGACCTACGAAACATTCAAGGATCTGTGTCATCCGGATGATTTCCCCATGACAGAACAACGCATGGCGAGCTCCTTGCAGACACATAACGCAAAATCCTACCATGCAGAGTTCCGCATGAGGGCCAAGGACGGAAACTGGCGCTGGATACTTTCCCGCGGCAGCGTCATAGAACGCGATGAAGAGGGCAATGCGGTCATGGTCTGCGGCACCCATACCGACATCACCCGCCGACGATACAACGAAGAAAAACACCGGCTTCTCTTTGAGGCCTCGCCGGAAGCCATTTTCATAATCAAGGATACGCTGATAACAGACTGCAACCCCAAGGCGCTGGAGTTCTTCCGCTGCACTCGGGACATGTTGCTCAACAGGCCCCCCGAGGACATCTCGCCTGCACATCAACCGGATGGGACGCCCACCCCGCAGAAGGTGCTAACCATTCTGGAACAACTACAGCGAAACGGACCACAGACGTTTGAATGGCTGCACCGCCGATTCGACGGCACCCTGTTCTACGCGGAGGTCTCTTTGGCCGCCATGAACCTGCTTAACGAAATACATGCGATTGCCTTCATACGCGACATTTCCGAACGCAAACAGGTGCAGGACATAATGATCCAAAACGAAAAGATGATCTCCGTCGGCGGACTTGCCGCGGGCATGGCGCATGAGATCAACAATCCGCTTGGCGGTATTCTGCAGGGCGTGCAGAATATAAAACGACGCTTCCAGCCCAGCTTGCCCGCCAACCGCAAAGCAGCAGAAGCTACAGGCTGTGACCTTGAGGCCGTACAGAATTACATGCGGGAACGACGAATCGACATGCTCATGGCCGGCATTCAGGAATCCGGCCAGCGTGCAGCGGACATCGTTGCCAGCCTGCTTACCTTCAGCCGCAAGAGCGAGGGGGTGTATGCAACATGCAATATGATAGAACTGGTGGAACGAGCCATCGGCCTTACGGAATCCGATTATGACCTGAGGCGCAACTACGACTTCAGGAATATTGCAATCGTTCGCAACTATCCTCCGGAAGAATTCCCCAAGGTGGAATGTGCGGCAACGGAAGTGGTGCAGGTGCTGTTCAACATTATCCGCAACGCGGCGCAGGCCATTGCCCGCCAGCCGGACAGGCCGGAAAAGGGAATCATCACGGTATCGCTGTGCCATGACGATATTCAGTGCGCCATAGACATCACCGACAACGGTCCGGGGATGGATGCAGAGACCGCACGCCGCGTGTTCGACCCCTTCTTCACCACCAAGCAGCCCGGAGAGGGAACGGGACTCGGCCTTTCCGTCTCCTTCCAGATCGTGACCATCAACCATGGCGGTACGCTGAGTGTGGACTCCACCCCCGGACAGGGCACCACCTTCCATGTCCGCCTACCCCTCAGGCATCAACTCCAGCGCACCCTGAATGACTTGATGGTGTGA
- a CDS encoding NAD(P)H-dependent oxidoreductase yields the protein MSNVFIINGHEYYPFSEGRLNASLVDIAQKTLSALGHAVKVTTMRDDYDPGAEVDKHVWADVVIVQSPVNWMGFPWSCKKYMDQVFSAGMDGRLCTGDGRTRSDVLQQYGTGGTMQGKRYMFSLTFNAPREAFGDATQYLFQGKDVDDLFWPMHMNYRFFGMTPLETFVCYDVLKNAKVDEDFRRYTAHLERLFG from the coding sequence ATGTCGAACGTGTTCATCATCAATGGTCATGAATACTACCCCTTTTCAGAAGGCAGGCTGAATGCTTCGCTGGTGGATATTGCGCAGAAGACTCTTTCCGCATTGGGGCACGCGGTGAAGGTGACCACCATGCGGGATGACTATGATCCGGGTGCCGAAGTGGACAAGCATGTGTGGGCGGATGTCGTTATCGTGCAGTCTCCCGTCAACTGGATGGGATTTCCGTGGAGCTGCAAGAAGTATATGGATCAGGTGTTCTCCGCGGGCATGGACGGCAGGCTGTGCACAGGGGATGGCAGAACCCGTTCGGATGTATTGCAGCAGTATGGTACGGGTGGCACCATGCAGGGGAAGAGGTACATGTTCTCCCTCACCTTCAACGCACCGCGTGAAGCCTTTGGCGACGCCACGCAGTACCTGTTTCAGGGCAAGGACGTGGACGACCTGTTTTGGCCTATGCACATGAACTACCGGTTCTTCGGCATGACGCCGTTGGAGACCTTTGTCTGCTATGACGTGTTGAAGAATGCGAAAGTGGACGAGGACTTCAGACGCTACACGGCGCATCTGGAGCGGCTCTTCGGCTAG
- a CDS encoding CBS domain-containing protein has product MYVGLKMLKSFMPQSPDTLAEKAAELMETNMLWMLLIVQDDKVIGYVRKEDISAAMPSKMTGLDKHEINYLLSKLTLRKIMRTDITTVRPETEIETAAVIMREKNVAGLAVVDANDKVIGFINRTVLLDVLAEEMGYGTTGSRIVFEVEDRPGVLKHVSTLIDEMGYSIIAAGTFNHGPRRMVVIRIDAENPSSVAAALQKNGYDVVGPEDFRHEWE; this is encoded by the coding sequence ATGTATGTCGGGTTGAAGATGCTGAAGAGCTTCATGCCGCAATCGCCGGATACGCTGGCGGAAAAAGCGGCGGAACTCATGGAAACGAACATGCTGTGGATGCTGCTTATCGTTCAGGATGACAAGGTGATAGGCTATGTCCGCAAAGAAGATATAAGCGCCGCCATGCCGTCCAAGATGACCGGCCTGGATAAACACGAAATCAACTACCTGCTCTCAAAGCTGACCCTGCGCAAGATAATGCGCACCGACATAACCACGGTCCGGCCGGAAACGGAGATCGAAACCGCCGCCGTGATCATGCGTGAAAAGAATGTTGCGGGCCTTGCAGTGGTGGATGCCAACGACAAGGTCATCGGCTTCATCAACCGCACGGTGCTCCTCGACGTGCTGGCCGAGGAAATGGGCTACGGCACAACCGGATCACGCATCGTCTTCGAAGTGGAAGACCGCCCCGGCGTTCTGAAGCACGTTTCCACCCTCATCGACGAGATGGGCTACTCCATCATCGCGGCGGGCACCTTCAACCACGGTCCGCGCCGCATGGTGGTCATCCGTATAGACGCGGAAAACCCCTCATCCGTAGCCGCAGCGCTGCAGAAAAACGGCTACGACGTGGTCGGCCCCGAGGACTTCAGGCATGAGTGGGAATAA
- a CDS encoding ABC transporter ATP-binding protein gives MSGNNGTLLEVKDVTLTFKGLAALSGVSCSVQKGSITSLIGPNGAGKTSMLNCISGRYSPDCGSIAMDGREMLGTNASKRAGFGLARTFQNIALFKGLSVLDNLMVGRHSRIGYGLLASVCYFGKARREEARHRARVEEIIDFLGLSPYRHQTAGHLPYGIQKKVELGRALAAEPELLLLDEPMAGMNLEETEDMARYILDINEEWGITVFLVEHDMGVVMDLSNHVVVLDFGRILACGTPHEVQNNPKVISAYLGDEDALYQGR, from the coding sequence ATGAGTGGGAATAACGGCACCCTGCTTGAGGTGAAGGACGTCACCCTCACCTTCAAGGGACTCGCCGCCCTCTCCGGCGTCTCCTGTTCCGTGCAAAAGGGCAGCATCACCTCGCTCATCGGCCCCAACGGCGCGGGCAAGACCAGCATGCTCAACTGCATTTCCGGCCGGTACAGCCCCGATTGCGGGTCCATTGCCATGGACGGACGCGAAATGCTCGGTACCAACGCCAGCAAGCGGGCAGGCTTCGGCCTTGCCCGAACCTTCCAGAACATCGCGCTCTTCAAGGGACTATCAGTGCTGGACAACCTGATGGTGGGCCGCCATTCGCGCATCGGCTACGGACTCTTGGCCTCGGTCTGCTACTTCGGCAAGGCCCGCAGGGAAGAGGCGCGGCATCGCGCCCGCGTGGAAGAGATCATCGACTTTCTGGGCCTCTCGCCCTACCGCCACCAGACTGCCGGGCACCTGCCGTACGGCATCCAGAAGAAGGTGGAGCTTGGCCGCGCCCTTGCTGCCGAGCCGGAGCTGCTGCTTCTGGACGAGCCCATGGCGGGCATGAACCTTGAGGAAACAGAGGACATGGCCCGCTACATTCTGGACATCAACGAGGAGTGGGGCATCACCGTATTCCTCGTGGAACACGACATGGGCGTGGTCATGGACCTCTCCAACCACGTGGTCGTGCTGGACTTCGGCCGGATTCTGGCCTGCGGCACCCCGCACGAGGTGCAGAACAACCCCAAGGTCATCAGCGCCTACCTCGGCGATGAGGACGCACTCTATCAGGGACGCTGA
- a CDS encoding AMP-binding protein translates to MANAYQTTLPALLLKNARERGTRTAMREKYLGIWQAFSYQEYLQVTSEFAAGLKQFGLGKGDAIVIIGDNRPEWLWAQLAIQGIGGYSVGLYQDSPAEEIGYIFNLSEAKLVVAEDQEQVDKVLSIRHELPHLRHIVYHDPKGLAAYDAEGLVSFDQVREAGRADAARYPEWAEAIRPDDLALVATTSGSTGRPKLAMLSHANLLSMAWNLGQSDPKKESDEFVSFLPLAWMGEQMMAVASALLFGFCVNFPEEPDTVQENIREIGPHLIFSPPRVWENMAAKVRVRIMETTPIKRRLFNLLMPLGLRHAEAVLNKRKPGMLLSLANRIADLCLFSALRDRMGFSRIRSASTGGAPLGPDTFTFFHALGINLKQIYGQTEIAGISCIHKDGDVSFDTVGEPIPETEIMISGAGEVLSRSPAVFMGYLKNEEATAETLEDGWLKSGDAGYFKENGQLVIVDRLKDVMTLKDGTRFSPQFIENKIKFSTYVQEAVVIGRDRDYITGIICLDGDIAGRWAEQQQISYTTYQDLASNPHLYDLIADELQSINDTLQQGTAIRRFALLFKELDADDGELTRTRKIRRKVIEDRYGDLIASLYNGAGTMNLTARIRYQNGTERTMSGPIAIRELGTARTEAR, encoded by the coding sequence ATGGCGAACGCATATCAAACCACCCTGCCCGCCCTGCTGCTGAAGAACGCCCGGGAACGCGGCACGCGCACGGCCATGCGCGAAAAGTATCTGGGCATCTGGCAGGCTTTTTCCTATCAGGAATATCTGCAGGTCACCTCCGAATTCGCCGCAGGCCTGAAGCAGTTCGGGCTCGGCAAGGGTGACGCCATTGTCATCATCGGCGACAACCGGCCCGAATGGCTGTGGGCCCAGTTGGCCATACAGGGCATCGGCGGTTACTCGGTGGGCCTGTATCAGGACTCCCCCGCCGAGGAGATCGGCTACATCTTCAACCTTTCCGAAGCCAAGCTCGTGGTGGCCGAAGATCAGGAGCAGGTGGACAAGGTGCTTTCCATCCGGCACGAGCTGCCGCACCTGCGCCACATCGTCTACCACGACCCCAAGGGACTTGCCGCATACGATGCCGAGGGACTTGTCTCCTTCGATCAGGTGCGCGAAGCCGGACGCGCCGACGCCGCCCGCTACCCGGAATGGGCAGAAGCCATCCGGCCCGACGACCTTGCGCTGGTTGCCACTACTTCCGGTTCCACGGGCAGGCCCAAGCTGGCCATGCTCTCACACGCCAACCTGCTTTCCATGGCCTGGAACCTCGGCCAGTCCGATCCCAAGAAAGAGTCGGACGAGTTTGTCTCCTTCCTGCCGCTGGCATGGATGGGCGAACAGATGATGGCGGTCGCCTCCGCCCTGCTCTTCGGCTTCTGCGTGAATTTTCCCGAAGAGCCGGACACCGTGCAGGAAAACATCCGCGAGATCGGCCCCCACCTCATTTTCTCACCGCCCCGCGTATGGGAGAACATGGCGGCCAAGGTGCGCGTGCGCATCATGGAGACCACTCCCATCAAGCGCCGGCTCTTCAACCTGCTCATGCCGCTGGGCCTGCGCCATGCGGAAGCCGTGCTGAACAAGAGGAAACCGGGCATGCTGCTCTCCCTCGCCAACCGGATTGCGGACCTCTGTCTGTTCAGCGCCCTGCGCGACCGCATGGGCTTTTCGCGCATCCGCTCGGCATCCACAGGGGGCGCACCGCTGGGACCGGATACCTTCACCTTCTTCCACGCGCTGGGCATCAATCTCAAGCAGATCTACGGTCAGACGGAAATCGCGGGCATATCCTGCATCCACAAGGACGGTGACGTCAGCTTCGACACCGTGGGCGAGCCCATTCCCGAAACCGAAATCATGATATCCGGCGCTGGCGAAGTGCTTTCGCGCAGCCCCGCCGTTTTCATGGGCTACCTGAAAAACGAGGAAGCCACGGCGGAAACCCTTGAGGACGGCTGGCTCAAGTCCGGCGATGCCGGGTACTTCAAGGAAAATGGCCAGCTCGTCATCGTGGACCGCCTGAAGGACGTGATGACACTGAAGGACGGCACGCGCTTCTCGCCGCAGTTCATCGAGAACAAGATCAAGTTCTCCACCTACGTGCAGGAAGCCGTGGTCATAGGCCGCGACCGCGACTACATCACGGGCATCATCTGTCTGGACGGCGACATTGCCGGACGCTGGGCCGAACAGCAGCAGATTTCCTACACCACCTATCAGGACCTTGCATCCAATCCGCACCTCTACGACCTGATCGCGGACGAGTTGCAGTCCATCAACGACACCCTGCAGCAGGGCACAGCCATCCGCCGCTTCGCCCTGCTCTTCAAGGAACTGGACGCGGACGACGGCGAACTGACCAGAACACGCAAGATACGCCGCAAGGTCATAGAAGATCGCTACGGCGACCTCATCGCCTCGCTCTACAACGGCGCGGGCACCATGAACCTGACGGCACGCATCCGCTACCAGAACGGCACGGAGCGCACCATGTCCGGCCCCATAGCCATACGCGAACTCGGCACAGCCCGTACGGAGGCACGCTAA
- a CDS encoding branched-chain amino acid ABC transporter permease — protein sequence MEYYLQLAINGLVVGSIYSLVALGFVIIFKATKVVNFAQGEMVMAGAYVCFALTVQYQLPFLLSFLLTLGFSLVLGMAVERMVLRPLIGEPIISVIMVTIGLSSILKSLVQVFWGTQIRVFPPILPQEPFMVFGLPVAPVYIAAFVLCLLLFAVFSLFFKYSSVGIAMRATAYDQQAAQSMGIGIKNIFALSWCIAAVVSSIGGIILGNINGINSQLGHLGLKVFPAVILGGLDSLLGAALGGLIIGVLENLCEGVARELLNLGGVKEVASFVVLVVILMIKPHGLFGTEEIERV from the coding sequence ATGGAATATTATCTTCAGCTTGCCATCAACGGACTGGTGGTCGGCTCCATCTACAGCCTTGTGGCGCTGGGCTTCGTCATCATCTTCAAGGCGACCAAAGTGGTGAACTTTGCGCAGGGCGAAATGGTCATGGCAGGAGCCTACGTCTGCTTCGCACTCACCGTGCAGTATCAGCTGCCCTTCCTGCTCTCCTTTCTGCTCACGCTGGGCTTTTCGCTGGTGCTGGGCATGGCCGTGGAACGCATGGTGCTCAGGCCGCTCATCGGCGAACCCATCATCTCGGTCATCATGGTCACCATCGGCCTTTCCTCCATTCTCAAATCGCTGGTGCAGGTCTTCTGGGGCACACAGATCCGCGTGTTTCCCCCCATCCTGCCGCAGGAGCCGTTCATGGTCTTCGGGCTGCCCGTAGCGCCGGTCTACATAGCCGCCTTCGTCCTGTGCCTGCTGCTCTTTGCAGTGTTCTCGCTGTTCTTCAAATATTCCTCCGTGGGCATCGCCATGCGCGCCACGGCGTATGACCAGCAGGCCGCGCAGTCCATGGGCATCGGCATCAAGAACATCTTTGCGCTGTCGTGGTGCATCGCCGCCGTGGTCTCGTCCATCGGGGGCATCATTCTGGGCAACATCAACGGCATCAACTCCCAGCTCGGGCATCTCGGACTCAAGGTGTTCCCTGCGGTGATCCTCGGCGGGCTGGACAGCCTGCTCGGCGCGGCACTGGGCGGCCTGATCATCGGCGTACTGGAAAACCTGTGCGAAGGGGTTGCCCGCGAGCTGCTGAACCTCGGCGGCGTGAAGGAAGTGGCCTCATTTGTGGTGCTGGTCGTCATCCTCATGATCAAGCCGCACGGCCTGTTCGGAACCGAAGAAATCGAGAGAGTGTAA
- a CDS encoding branched-chain amino acid ABC transporter permease has protein sequence MQNCGLFFTSYNGEKQLFASGFQKVCLGLFMVAMLAAPQVLNLYHVSVLNLMMISVIAAVSLNLLTGVCGQMSLGHGAFVGVGAYVCAALAAKGLPFVFCLLGGGCVAAVVGMFFGIPSLRLKGIYLAISTLAAQLILEYLFLHMDFLTGGANGMAVDSPSLFGFAFNSDTRMFYLIFAVTTLCVLAVSNIVRTRSGRAFVAIRDFYQSAENVGVDLFRFKLQAFATSSFLAGVAGGLWAYYTMYITPEQFSIALSISYLAMIIIGGMGSVLGSILGAVFLTLLPEALNMLTSFIGSYAPDISSMTAPLKEGVFGLTLILFLIFEPEGLVRKWRLIKAYWKLYPFAY, from the coding sequence ATGCAGAACTGCGGTCTCTTCTTCACCTCATACAACGGCGAAAAGCAGCTCTTTGCTTCCGGCTTCCAGAAGGTCTGCCTCGGCCTCTTCATGGTTGCCATGCTTGCCGCACCGCAGGTGCTCAACCTGTACCATGTCTCGGTGCTCAACCTGATGATGATCTCCGTCATCGCCGCCGTGTCGCTGAACCTGCTCACCGGCGTGTGCGGACAGATGTCGCTGGGCCACGGCGCGTTCGTGGGCGTGGGAGCCTATGTCTGCGCGGCGCTGGCCGCCAAGGGGCTGCCCTTTGTGTTCTGCCTGCTGGGCGGCGGCTGCGTGGCAGCCGTGGTGGGCATGTTCTTCGGCATCCCCTCGCTGCGGCTCAAGGGCATCTACCTTGCCATTTCCACGCTGGCTGCGCAGCTCATACTGGAATACCTGTTCCTGCACATGGACTTTCTCACCGGCGGGGCCAACGGCATGGCCGTGGATTCGCCCTCGCTGTTCGGCTTCGCCTTCAATTCAGACACGCGCATGTTCTACCTCATCTTCGCCGTCACCACTCTGTGCGTGCTGGCCGTGAGCAACATCGTGCGCACCCGTTCCGGCCGTGCCTTCGTTGCCATACGCGACTTCTACCAGTCTGCGGAGAACGTGGGCGTGGACCTCTTCCGGTTCAAACTGCAGGCCTTTGCCACCAGTTCGTTCCTTGCGGGCGTGGCTGGCGGTCTGTGGGCCTACTACACCATGTACATCACGCCAGAGCAGTTCTCCATCGCCCTGTCCATCAGCTATCTGGCCATGATCATCATCGGCGGCATGGGTTCCGTGCTCGGCTCCATCCTCGGCGCGGTGTTCCTCACCCTGCTGCCCGAGGCCCTGAACATGCTGACCTCGTTCATAGGCAGCTACGCGCCGGATATCAGTTCCATGACAGCCCCGCTGAAGGAAGGCGTATTCGGCTTGACACTCATCCTGTTCCTCATCTTCGAGCCGGAGGGACTGGTGCGCAAATGGCGGCTCATCAAGGCGTATTGGAAGCTGTATCCCTTTGCCTACTAG